One Dreissena polymorpha isolate Duluth1 chromosome 9, UMN_Dpol_1.0, whole genome shotgun sequence genomic window carries:
- the LOC127845682 gene encoding transcription factor MafB-like: MAANQHLADDYISDFDLVHFEMPTQPVIKKEPSSKFSDACCAKSDIRPILPLQPLTPIGSGRTTPISPDSRNVPLSPAQSEASTPSPTTAYPRLMMEDLSWLTQNVAFSLPGNSEITPAEAADVLISSSPEFVQSFQKYLVSGARASRQNSIQSSQPSQASEKFEEDDDDEPLMEMIKEELPTPPESPLDQQVATPSSVASSRKRQRKDSSCYSSSCELDDDDLVTLPVRELNKRLQGLTKDEIQRLKQKRRTLKNRGYAQNCRSKRMHHKTQLERTNNTLADQINNLQRNVAILTRERNYFKQQNDMLRAKLGLSKGSSSTGQSCESSLSSYPNSPTYV, translated from the coding sequence ATGGCGGCCAACCAACACCTAGCAGATGACTACATTAGCGATTTTGATCTTGTGCATTTTGAGATGCCTACACAACCAGTCATAAAAAAGGAACCCAGCAGCAAGTTTTCGGATGCATGTTGTGCAAAAAGCGACATCCGTCCAATCCTTCCGCTCCAACCGCTAACCCCGATCGGGTCGGGTCGAACCACACCAATAAGTCCAGACAGCCGGAATGTGCCGCTCTCGCCGGCACAGAGCGAGGCTTCAACACCATCCCCTACCACTGCATACCCGCGACTGATGATGGAAGATCTATCTTGGTTGACACAAAACGTGGCATTTTCCCTGCCTGGTAATTCTGAAATCACACCTGCAGAAGCTGCCGATGTATTAATATCGTCGAGTCCAGAGTTCGTTCAGAGTTTTCAGAAGTACTTGGTGTCGGGAGCTCGTGCGTCCAGGCAAAATTCTATACAGTCCTCGCAGCCTTCGCAGGCCTCTGAGAAATTCGAGGAAGACGACGATGACGAACCTTTAATGGAAATGATCAAAGAAGAGCTGCCGACCCCACCGGAAAGCCCCCTTGACCAGCAGGTAGCAACCCCGTCTTCAGTGGCGAGCTCAAGAAAACGGCAGCGGAAAGACAGCAGTTGCTACTCGTCCTCGTGCGAGCTCGACGACGATGACCTGGTTACACTTCCGGTTCGCGAACTCAATAAACGTCTTCAAGGTCTTACCAAAGATGAAATTCAACGTTTAAAGCAGAAGCGACGAACCCTGAAAAATCGAGGGTACGCTCAGAATTGTAGATCTAAAAGAATGCATCACAAAACGCAGCTTGAAAGAACAAACAATACATTAGCAGACCAAATCAATAATCTTCAGAGGAATGTTGCAATTTTAACACGAGAACGGAACTATTTCAAACAGCAAAATGACATGCTCAGGGCGAAGTTAGGGCTCTCGAAAGGAAGTTCCTCTACTGGCCAGTCTTGCGAAAGTTCTCTGTCTAGCTACCCAAATTCACCAACATATGTGTAA